From Ignisphaera aggregans DSM 17230, the proteins below share one genomic window:
- a CDS encoding DNA polymerase B region (COGs: COG0417 DNA polymerase elongation subunit (family B)~InterPro IPR017966:IPR006134:IPR006172~KEGG: smr:Smar_0888 DNA polymerase II~PFAM: DNA polymerase B region~SMART: DNA-directed DNA polymerase B~SPTR: C5U8G8 DNA polymerase Pol2~PFAM: DNA polymerase family B), which translates to MLDVIIVWGEKGKVEKVIRVNEDGSFEEAQHRPWFVALRFMGAKGIVDYREVPLKFYVFSEKTWRYEKASDNSYIIYTETPSDVRRVATLYDDNGIPHALSNIRYKARVSLDLSDSLFGLKVPAILHYSLDELENVIRELIEKMKTVKVLGFDIEVEAKGSFPRPGDRVFIVSLCWDGLLDDSEECVVLEGDSVFEFMKHIEKVRPNYILGFVSNTFDIPYLTAYIKELQLTREGILTDTVAIPHIDLAEVLEQHGSGFGLPFGSRLALDDIAKKMALIKNVEELEIESSIDRNRIWLEYQNVREKVVRYAETDAKLTLRIGKEVLKTLLSLYLLTGISPSTIQVLPSFGSIAEYSVLDVVRRKYGKVYQVRSAKYTAKELIDGIAFYKKGTKEHFLREGLWENVAYLDFNMLYPTIYYSYKLDPEGVCIGNGFRIYLVDRDKDGDIAVKESIPIDVSFTGGDVYDVLRYFYEGRKVTKKIKKEFPGIDQAMKILANSAYGMFSKGRGGAVNEVLAGFIFFKSSHIFQSTLGIIKNMGLNYVYGATDSFFVLLNNIDPKELEEKLNRAIQSRFGSEFSIKFEGICRKFVLLKRKTYVCVLENDEGKEVLIKGMEKLELPQVVKDNLPEIFERVLNGEDWRKVIDEYMKSAGIRELFVKVSKRISDLYDEEERRFKNPNSNRTKAILVKYLYDEGQHLSGSGHLQFYFTDDSLPNTSVVAYYLNSNRSIAGKKAVMVLIDYDEGNATTYECGLVDYKSRRELSGTFFCVERRLSRSEVEELAKIKAGRVVDYLKQIETMTKQKKLL; encoded by the coding sequence ATGCTTGACGTCATTATCGTGTGGGGCGAGAAAGGGAAAGTAGAGAAAGTTATCAGGGTTAACGAAGACGGTAGCTTCGAAGAAGCGCAGCACAGACCGTGGTTCGTAGCTCTGCGCTTCATGGGCGCGAAGGGGATTGTCGACTACCGTGAAGTTCCGTTAAAATTCTATGTTTTCAGCGAGAAGACATGGAGGTACGAGAAAGCCTCAGATAATTCCTATATAATATATACTGAGACTCCAAGTGACGTTCGAAGGGTTGCAACTCTCTATGATGATAATGGTATTCCCCATGCTTTGAGTAATATCAGGTACAAAGCTAGAGTTAGCTTGGATTTAAGCGACAGCTTATTCGGGCTAAAGGTGCCGGCGATTCTTCACTACAGCCTAGATGAGCTAGAGAACGTTATCAGAGAACTGATAGAGAAGATGAAGACTGTAAAGGTATTGGGATTTGATATTGAGGTCGAAGCGAAAGGAAGCTTTCCAAGGCCGGGGGACAGAGTATTCATTGTCTCGCTGTGCTGGGACGGCTTACTGGATGATTCAGAGGAGTGCGTTGTCCTCGAGGGCGACAGTGTCTTTGAGTTCATGAAGCATATAGAGAAGGTACGACCAAACTATATTCTAGGGTTCGTTAGTAATACTTTCGATATTCCCTATTTAACAGCCTATATCAAAGAGTTACAACTAACAAGAGAAGGAATCCTAACAGATACAGTCGCGATACCTCATATTGACTTAGCTGAGGTTTTGGAGCAGCATGGAAGTGGGTTTGGACTGCCATTTGGATCAAGACTCGCTTTAGATGATATTGCAAAGAAGATGGCTCTGATCAAGAACGTTGAGGAATTGGAGATAGAATCTAGCATAGATAGGAATAGGATATGGCTGGAGTACCAAAACGTTAGAGAGAAGGTTGTTAGGTATGCGGAGACTGACGCGAAATTAACGTTGAGAATTGGGAAAGAGGTACTAAAAACACTATTGTCGTTGTATCTATTAACCGGTATAAGTCCTAGTACAATCCAAGTCCTTCCCAGCTTCGGTAGCATAGCTGAGTATAGCGTCTTGGATGTAGTGCGAAGAAAGTATGGGAAAGTTTATCAGGTAAGGTCAGCCAAGTATACTGCGAAGGAGTTGATAGACGGAATTGCCTTCTACAAGAAAGGCACGAAGGAACACTTCCTAAGAGAAGGATTATGGGAAAATGTTGCTTATCTAGACTTCAACATGCTGTATCCAACGATTTACTACTCCTACAAACTCGATCCTGAAGGAGTGTGTATAGGCAACGGTTTTAGGATATACCTAGTAGATAGAGATAAGGACGGAGACATCGCTGTAAAAGAGTCAATACCAATAGACGTCTCGTTTACTGGTGGAGACGTCTATGACGTTTTGAGATACTTCTACGAGGGTAGAAAGGTAACGAAGAAAATCAAGAAGGAGTTTCCGGGCATAGACCAAGCCATGAAGATATTGGCTAATAGTGCCTATGGCATGTTCTCGAAGGGTCGTGGTGGGGCTGTAAATGAGGTGCTGGCAGGGTTCATATTTTTCAAGTCTAGCCACATCTTTCAGAGCACGTTAGGGATAATTAAGAACATGGGGTTGAACTATGTGTATGGTGCTACAGACTCTTTCTTCGTTTTGCTGAACAATATAGATCCTAAGGAATTAGAGGAGAAGCTCAATAGAGCTATTCAGAGTAGGTTTGGCTCTGAGTTTTCTATCAAGTTCGAGGGTATTTGCAGAAAATTCGTACTGCTGAAACGCAAGACCTATGTATGTGTCTTAGAAAACGATGAGGGGAAAGAAGTTCTTATAAAGGGCATGGAGAAGCTTGAACTTCCACAGGTGGTCAAAGATAATCTTCCTGAGATATTCGAACGTGTGCTGAATGGCGAGGACTGGAGAAAGGTAATAGATGAATACATGAAGTCTGCTGGTATTCGGGAACTCTTTGTTAAGGTATCCAAAAGGATATCGGATCTATATGATGAGGAGGAGAGAAGGTTCAAGAATCCGAACAGCAACAGAACCAAGGCGATCCTCGTAAAGTACCTATATGATGAAGGACAACATCTAAGTGGTTCTGGGCATCTACAATTCTACTTTACAGATGACAGCCTACCAAACACGTCGGTAGTAGCATACTACCTGAACAGTAACAGAAGTATAGCTGGAAAGAAGGCTGTAATGGTGCTGATAGACTATGATGAGGGAAATGCTACTACCTATGAATGTGGACTGGTAGATTACAAGTCTAGACGTGAACTCTCCGGTACGTTCTTCTGTGTTGAGAGGAGGCTTAGCAGAAGCGAGGTGGAGGAGCTGGCGAAAATCAAGGCTGGCAGAGTCGTAGACTACCTCAAGCAGATAGAAACCATGACCAAGCAAAAGAAGTTGCTATGA
- a CDS encoding hypothetical protein (KEGG: hypothetical protein): protein MPQSIRFSVREGEQTRREISRELRQLPFRKITYINPLVARAKLAAALQDRVKELWDSLKINQKYNVITSTRWGKSYINSTIIDQVKRYVNDPATISMIRRELKQIYKNDKIQGEQLLREVEKMLAKYIQDKDALRKVIRATESRILFSEVGKKGVIDTVSKKVVYIDENGKFVFAKNVNEFEPHAKAAGIKVTPEDYVEQKLVQITVEAIEKGKDVEDAKRIFFEKYQELLEKDKLFKVGMEKKMEEEVLKYYNYATLYKLAEDLMIYLPSFMISMTAKLLAKAVNAIPLLGGIASIQYEVAATIAEVGNHLKDRIESSASMWYNLDPSIAPIVKESVEKQLQEQTAKATV from the coding sequence GTGCCTCAATCAATTAGGTTTTCCGTAAGAGAGGGAGAGCAGACTAGAAGAGAGATATCTCGAGAGCTGAGGCAACTACCTTTCCGCAAGATAACATACATCAATCCATTAGTAGCTAGAGCAAAACTTGCTGCCGCATTGCAAGACCGCGTCAAGGAGTTGTGGGACTCACTAAAGATCAACCAGAAATATAATGTTATTACTTCGACACGATGGGGTAAGTCATACATTAATAGTACAATTATAGATCAAGTGAAAAGATACGTTAATGACCCTGCAACAATATCTATGATCCGCAGAGAGCTTAAGCAGATATATAAGAACGATAAAATCCAAGGAGAACAGCTACTAAGGGAAGTCGAGAAGATGCTTGCGAAGTATATACAGGACAAGGACGCTCTGCGGAAGGTTATCAGAGCAACTGAGAGCAGAATTCTATTCTCCGAGGTCGGCAAGAAGGGTGTTATCGATACTGTAAGCAAGAAGGTGGTCTACATCGACGAAAATGGGAAGTTTGTCTTCGCAAAGAATGTGAATGAGTTTGAGCCTCACGCAAAGGCCGCAGGAATCAAGGTTACGCCTGAAGACTATGTCGAGCAGAAGCTTGTACAAATAACAGTCGAAGCGATAGAGAAGGGGAAGGATGTGGAGGACGCGAAGAGGATATTCTTCGAGAAATACCAAGAGTTATTAGAGAAGGACAAGCTCTTCAAGGTCGGCATGGAGAAGAAGATGGAGGAAGAAGTGTTAAAATACTACAACTATGCGACGCTGTATAAATTGGCAGAGGACTTGATGATCTATCTACCATCCTTTATGATTTCTATGACCGCCAAGTTGCTTGCAAAAGCCGTCAACGCAATTCCGCTACTCGGTGGCATAGCGAGCATACAGTATGAAGTCGCTGCTACGATAGCTGAAGTCGGAAACCACCTGAAAGATAGGATAGAGAGCTCTGCGTCCATGTGGTACAACCTCGATCCAAGTATTGCACCAATAGTGAAAGAGAGTGTCGAGAAACAACTACAAGAGCAAACAGCTAAAGCTACTGTTTAG